Genomic window (bacterium):
CCTAGCGCCTTCTTAGTTTCTACTATTACTACTTCCCCTTCGGTCGACATTTGTCCTGTTTTGTAAATATAATTAGGCAATGATCGCTTCTCCTCCTTTACCGCCACGAGCAATAATAATATCTCCAGACTCTTCTAACTGCCTAATAATATTAACTACCTTTTGTTGAGCCTCTTCTACATCTTTAGCTCGGACAGGGCCCATAAATTCTAATTCATCTTTTAACATAGCCGCTGCTCTTTTGGGCATATTATTAAATATCTTATCTTTAATTGTTTCATCTACTCCTTTTAAAGCTAAAGCTAAGGCTGGTATATCTACTTCTCTTAAAACTCTTTGAATTGAACGGTCATCCAGCATGGTAATATCTTCAAAGACAAATAATCGCTTTTTAATCTCCTCCACTAACTCTGGATCATCTTCGGTCAAACTTTCCAAGATTGCTTTTTCTGTAGCTCGATCAGCATTATTAAGCATTTCTACCACCGCAGCAACGCCACCTACTGCACTTACATTTTGACCAATAAAAGAAGATAGTTTTTTTTCTAATACCCTTTCTATTTCTCTCAGCACATCAGGTGAAGTACGATCCATAAAAGCAATTCTTCTCGTTACATCAGACTGAATTTCTGAAGGAAGTGATGATAAAATAGAAGAAGCGCTTTCAGCTGGCAGGTAGGATAAGATTAAAGCAATGGTCTGAGGGTGTTCGTTTTGAATAAAGCTTAGAAGCTGGGTAGGTTCAGTCTTTCTAATAAAATCAAAAGGTTTTACCTCTAAAGAAGATATTAAGCGATTGATCACGGAGACTGCCTTTTCACTTCCTAAAGCTTGCTCCAATATCTCTCTAGCATATTCTATACCTCCTTGAGCAATAAACTCTTGAGCCATAAGCATCTGTTGAAATTCTTTCATTACTTCTTTTCTGGTATCTGATTCTACTTTAGGTAGACGAGCAATCTCTAAGGTTATTTGTTCAATCTCTTCATCTCTTAAATGCTTAAAAACCTTAGCCGAAGATTCTGAACCTAAGGTAACTAATAAAGTAGCTGCTTTCTGTCTTCCGGTTAAATTCATAGCCATAACACCATCTTCTTGTCTTTTATAGTAGTTATTAACGAAAACCGGACATAGGAAATAATTCCAAGTAACAAAAGATAAACTTGTTTGCCCTCAAATTAGTTTGCCCTATGTCAAATTTTCATTAATAAGTGCTATAGTGCCTATCTATATGCAATCTGATAAATAACTTGACATAATAGTTGTATTTCCACCCCCTAACCCCCGCCAGCGGGGGACAGCCTCGTGGATGTCCGTTGTTTCGTTGCCTTTTCGGACAGGGACAAGCTTATCCCCCGCTGGCGGGGGTTAGGGGGTGGATTTTCCCTACGAGGTATGTCAACTTAATTAATGGATTGCATCTATATAGGATAATATATTTTCCTCTCTCTTTAATTAACTTGTTTGTAATCTTTGTGTTGTTAATGGAAAGTTATCGTTAAAGTGTGAGCATCTTTACCCAAAATGGTAGCACAAAACACTAAACTCTAAACAAATCCAAAATAATAAGAATTTAGTGTTCGGGGTGCCTTCAAAGTGAATCGTTTAAGTTTTGGATTTAGTGTTTAGAGTTTATTCAGTTGGTTATCTGACTACAATACACTAAGATAATAGAGCTATTTTCCCCTAATAGCTAACCGAGCAGACTTAGTTTTTACTCCTCGGCCAGCCAAGTTCTTAATAAATCTGCCACTATTTCAGGCTTCTCTTGAGCCATCTTAGCTACATTTCGTTCAAGCTCTATCCTTTCTTTGTCTTCAGGAGGAAGAGCTAATTCTGCTCCTTTTTCTTCTAAAGCAAGCAACGCTGCTCTTCGTTCTTCCTCCGTTCGGCGCTTCGCTTCTTCCCTTCTCATTTTTCTTCTTATGGCTAAGGCTTTACCAATAATAAATCCAAAGACCACAATGGCTAAAGCCGCCAAGCCGATAAGAGACATAATCTTTCTTTGGAGTTCTGTTTGGGCTACGGATTTTTCATATACCCACTCTTGAGTTCGATCAAACTGAACATTCTCTATAGAAACTACATATTCTACTCCTTCATATATCTTTTCCTTTTGGTTTCCAATAGCTGCTCTCACTAATGATTCGTATTTTAACATCTCATCTTTTGTTCGGGGATGGTAAGTTGGCTTGCCATTTTTATCCCTCTTTAATTTTCCTTTTTCATCATATTCATAAGTACCGTCAATAAA
Coding sequences:
- the fliG gene encoding flagellar motor switch protein FliG, translating into MAMNLTGRQKAATLLVTLGSESSAKVFKHLRDEEIEQITLEIARLPKVESDTRKEVMKEFQQMLMAQEFIAQGGIEYAREILEQALGSEKAVSVINRLISSLEVKPFDFIRKTEPTQLLSFIQNEHPQTIALILSYLPAESASSILSSLPSEIQSDVTRRIAFMDRTSPDVLREIERVLEKKLSSFIGQNVSAVGGVAAVVEMLNNADRATEKAILESLTEDDPELVEEIKKRLFVFEDITMLDDRSIQRVLREVDIPALALALKGVDETIKDKIFNNMPKRAAAMLKDELEFMGPVRAKDVEEAQQKVVNIIRQLEESGDIIIARGGKGGEAIIA